Within Candidatus Dojkabacteria bacterium, the genomic segment TATACTCCACTGCGTCGGGGAACTTCTCGAAGATTTTGTTACTAATTGAGACCTTCATTCGATCTATTCTCTAGGTTATCTTGCCTGGCGCATCCGGAGGGACTCGAACCCCCAACACTCGGTTCCGAAGACCGATGCTCTATCCAATTGAGCTACGGATGCATCTCCAAAGTCCAAAATCATTTACCCTCGAAGTTGCGAATGAATTACTTCCTATTTTACCACCTTGATACCGACTCTGCACCAATCATGTGATCGTTAGTTTCACTCCGTCCCATGCGCGTTACACGGTTTTTACACTCATTTAGATCGTTAAGTCTGCAGTACCAGCGGCCATATGGCTATAGGACAGTAAATCGTACCCGGACGGAATCGAACCGTCAACCTTCAGCTCCGCAAGCTGATGCTCTATCCAGTTGAGCTACGGGTACATAATCGTCAGGTGATTTTACCCGACGACATCAATAACCGCAACCAACCTATGCCGTTTCGATTTCTCACTTCTTGGGCACAACCTGACCACCCATTGCCTTACCCAGCCAGGCGATCCCAGCTCCGAAGAGGAAGCCACCAACGTGTGCTCCCCATGCTACGCCGCCCTCGCCATTGCTATAGCTCAACAAACTGTTTAAGAACTGCAAAGCAAACCAGAACGCTAGTAGATACTTCGCACTAATATCATAAATCCCAACGCGAGGATATGCAATTATAAAGCTCTTGATTTTGCTTTGTGGAAAAGCAACCGCATAATATCCAAGCACTCCTGAAATTGCTCCGCTCGCTCCTATGATTGCCACATTTGTGTCCCACGAAATCCCTAACTGGACAAGTGCGGCAACGAGCCCAGCTACAAGATAAAACAGCAGATACTTCCCACTCCCCATCTTCGCCTCAACGTTATCTCCAAACACCCAGAGGTACCACATATTTGAGAATAGATGTAGCGCCCCACCATGGATAAACATAGATGTAACAAGTGTAAGCCACTCGCCATTTGCAATTAGCTCTGTTGGGATCAGTGCATAGCTCTGCAGAAACAGTTCAAGATCTGACTGCAGGTACTGAAAAACGAAAAAGAGGACATTTATTAGAATAAGTACGACTGTTACCACTGGGAAGATCTTTGATTTTTGCGAGTCGCTTATTGGCCACATCTTGTTGAAATTCTAGCATCTGATGAGCTAAAGAACTAGCAAACTTCCTTTGACTTTCAGAAAGTCAAGATTTCTCTCCACCGCTCTTTCATTAAAATTTAATGGAATCTGGCTTGAATGCAGCGCAATCCTCTACACTTACCTCTACATGATATGAGACGAAACACACATTTTAATGGTATAATGCTCACCGTTATGCAGGAAGAAATAGTAATTAAGGGCGCGAAGACGCACAACTTAAAAAATATCAGCCTGTCCATCCCCAAGAACAAATTTGTTGTTATTACCGGCGTTTCTGGTTCTGGGAAGTCGTCGCTCGCTTTTGACACCCTCTATGCTGAGGGGCAGCGTCGTTATGTGGAGTCGCTCTCATCATACGCACGACAGTTCCTTGGACTCATGGAGAAACCCGACGTTGAGAGCATAACTGGACTATCCCCAGCTATCTCCATCGACCAGAAAACATCTAGCAGCAATCCACGATCGACAGTCGGCACAGTGACAGAGATTTATGACTACCTGAGGCTTCTTTACACCCAGATCGGTGAGCCGCACTGTCCAAATTGTGGCCGCCCTATCCAAGCCCAGACTATCCAGGAGATCGTCGCTCAGATCAATACGAAACTGCTTGAGGGCAAAGAAGACAAGGCTAAACTGCAGGTGCTTGCACCTATCGTGCAGGCAAAGAAAGGAAGCTATAAAGATCTTTTCGACAACCTTCTGTCCAAGGGATTCCTAAGAGTAAGCGTCGACGGTGAGGTATACTCACTAGACGAGGCTGACGAGATCAAGCTTGATAAGAACAAGAAGCACAGCATCGACCTAGTTATCGACCGACTGGTATTCGACAAAGCATTGCATGAAGATAGCGAAAGTGAGGAATATAAGAGCTTCCAAAAGAGGCTTAATGATGCGATAGAGCTCTCCTCAAGCATGGCCGACGGCGAGGTCAAGATCTTGATCGACGAAGAGGCTCACTTCTACTCCGAGAGCAACACCTGCTTCAGCTGCAAACTATCGTTCCCAAAGCTAAAGCCAGCCTCTTTCTCATTCAACTCACCACATGGAGCCTGCCAACGCTGCTCCGGTATTGGCAGCCTCAAAGAGATCGACGTAGAGAAGATCTACAATCCTCGTCTTTCTATCCTTGAGGGAGGCATATTCCCATGGTCAAATCGCACCACAAGCGACTCATGGACAGCCAAAATATTGCAACAGGTCGCCGTAGAGCACAAATTTAGCCTCAAGACCCCTATTGGCGAGTACCCGAAAGAGATCCTCGACCTTATCTTCTATGGCACAGGAGCCAAGGAGCGTTACAGAATCAGCTACAGAAATAAGCGAGGCGAGTTAAGAGATTATGATGCAAGATTCGAAGGAGTTGTGCCAGAAATTGAGCGCCGCTACCTTGAAACCACATCGAACTATATCCGCGCTGAGACCGAAAAATATATGGTTGAGCGAGAGTGCTCGGAATGCCATGGAGCTCGCCTCAAGCCCTACCCGCTATCGGTCAAGCTAAAAGATAAAAACATAAACGAGCTGAGCAATCTCCAAATCAATGATGTGGTTAAATTCTTCAAATCGCTTGATCTGAAGGGAAATCGTAAAGAGATCGCAGACCCAATTTCGCGCGAGCTGATAACCAGGCTTACATTCTTGCTCGACGTCGGGCTTGATTATCTCACCTTAGATCGACGAGCCAGCACTTTATCAGGCGGTGAGTCGCAACGAATTAGGCTAGCCTCACAGATAGGCACAGGGCTTACAGGTGTCCTTTATGTCTTAGATGAGCCATCAATCGGCCTCCACTCTCGCGACGTAGACAAGCTTATCAAGACTTTAGAAAATCTTCGCGATATCGGTAATTCTGTAGTGGTCGTTGAGCACGACTATGACACAATCTCTAGGGCCGACCATATCGTGGATATAGGTCCTGGTGCAGGTGTAAATGGTGGCGAGGTAGTTGCCGAGGGTGTATATAAAGATTTCATGAAGCAAGGCAGTCTAACAGCCCAGTACCTCTTGAACAAGAAGCAGGTCGGAGAAAGCCTTCAGGACATTGAGAATGAAGAGACTCAGAACTTTGTTGACGGGAAGAGGCTCGTCCTGAAAGGGGTTAAAACGCACAATTTGAAGTCGGTAGACCTCGAGGTACCTCTTGGCAAGTTTGTGAGCGTTACGGGCGTCTCAGGCTCTGGGAAATCCTCGCTTGTAAATGACACACTCTATCCGATCTTAATGAACGAGAAGATGAACGGCAAGCAAAGCGTTGGAGAATATGAATCTATCGAAGGGCTTGAGCATGTACAGAAAGTCATCGGAATCGACCAGAGCCCTATCGGGCGCACACCTCGCTCCAACCCTGTCACCTATATCGGCGCTTTCCAGTATATCCGAGACCTTTTCGCAATGACACCAGAGGCACGCGCCCGAGGCTATACACCAGGCCGATTTAGCTTCAATGTGAAGGGGGGGCGTTGCGAGAAATGCCAGGGCAACGGTCAAATCAAGGTAGAGATGCAATTCCTCGCCGACATGTATATCACCTGCGAGGAGTGCGGTGGCAAAAGGTATAACAAAGAGGCTTTGCAGATCGATTACAAAGGGAAAAACATCTCCGAGGTGCTAGATATGTCAGTAGCTGAGGCACGCGAATTCTTCTCAGCTATATCCAATATAAAGAGGAAGCTTGATCTACTAAGCGATGTTGGGCTCGACTATATCAAACTCGGTCAGTACGCCACTACCCTTTCAGGTGGCGAATCGCAGCGTATAAAGCTAGCTCGTGAGCTCACTAAAATGGTGCGGGGACACACAATGTATATCCTCGATGAGCCAACAACAGGCTTACATTTTGCTGACGTCGACAAGCTCTTAATTGTATTGAAAAAGCTTGTAAATAAGAATAATACCGTGCTCGTAATTGAGCACAATATGGACATCATCCGCTACTCTGACTGGATAATCGACCTAGGTCCAGATGGTGGCGACAAGGGTGGGTTGATCACCGCTCAAGGCAGTATGGCAGACATTATTGCTGCAGGTACGCACACTGGCAACTATTTGAAGGAATACCTAGACCATACCTCATAGTTGGTAAAGATTCTGGCAAAGTTGGGTAAGTCATTCAAAATTGCAAATTTAAGCAAAATTTGCACAGACGTCTTCACTTGCTAATATACTAGCGGATTCTTTATAGAAAAGGATCCGAATTTATTCGCCATTAAATTATAGCTCCGTAAAAGCAGATTTGGTATCAACCCTCCTTGCTGTCGAACTACAGGATACACCAGGAGGAAGTAACACCAAACTACAGGCTACACCTATAGTCAACAACTTTGAATGCACTGACATTATTATTTAATAAAACCCTCAAATATAGCAAGAAAGTCCTTCCGTACAAGATAAAGAATAGGTTGCTCGCAAAATTACTATACCTGCAACACTAGCGCATAATTAGTTGTAGGTAAAGACACAATTATATCATTCTATCCAATAATAATAGACGTAAATAATCCTGTAGTCGGAATAAAGCAGTAATACAGGTTCGCAATCTAGATGAAATGGCGTAGCTACAAGTGCAAAATAGTGGTAACATTACTTTCATAATGTAAGTCCATCTATTTATCATAGCAATACGGCTGCTGCTATATTATTTAATTTACTCTTTATACTAAAGAGTTTCAAATTAAATAGTGCCAAAATTGCACTGCAACATTTACTCCTTGAAAATATTACCAAAAGTAGGCGGATACTTTACTTACAAGCTTTACAATCAAATTCAAGCACTTATATACGTTTTCCTTCTTTTTCTAACTTAACGTCTTATGTAAAAGCTTTTCACACGGTTAACCCAAACCATAATATTTGGAATCCCCCTTACCCATAAGGCATTAACGATTATAAATATATTTTTAGCCATAACCGCTCAGTCCACCAAGAATTATGCAAATCTTCTCGGATTTTACATAATATATTTTATAGGCCTACAGTTAGCTACCCAACAGCATTCATGGATACATTTGTGAAACATATGCCCAATCCAGGGTACGCAATTCTGACCCACTCATAATGTGACACCTATGCACAATACCTACTAATCATATAGTGGCGCGTCGCAAAATGTGCTTTAAGGTTTATTTTGCAATATTGGCACGCCCTGTATTGGTTTGCTACATGCTTTATAGTGCAAACTTGTATAGAAACATACATTACTGATACCAAGGGAAAATTTATATTGGCTAGCAGAAGTACATGGAGTGTGACAGTGTTAAGTCTGCTACTCACCTCCACATAGAAAAATTTTGTTGGGGATGTCTGATGATATGTCAGACCTAGATGGCGTACCTGGCAGGATTCGAACCTACAACCTACTGCTTAGAAGGCAGTTGCTCTATCCCTTGAGCTACAGGTACATAACCTTAGCAGATCACCTATTCAGGATTGCTAATTAGTCGCATGAGTATAATACATTTAGACTAAGCTTTCAATTAGCATGCTCTCTCTCAGAGCCCTATTACAATAGACTTTTTATTAGCTGTGGAGAGTACTTTAGCGTCCACATTTGCCAGCCTGCTTAGAGCCTCAGGACTAGGATGCCCGTAGCTGTTCTCACTTGCGAAGCTACAGATGGCAGTCTCGGGCTTAGTTACAGTCAGAAACGCCTCGGTACTTGAGCTTCTTGAGCAGTGATGACCAGCTTTCAGTAAGTCTATATCTTCTAACGAACCTTCCTCTAGCAGCTTTTTCTCGAGCTCCGCTTCAGCATCGCCAACAAACAGCAGCTTTTTTCCTGCCACTTCGAGAAGGAAAACTATTGAGTCATTATTCACATTTTTGTCTGTGGGATTCAGGCTACCTACAGATCCTTTACAATCAGATGGTCTCGCTTCAGCGGCAAATGGATGCAAGATCTGTATCACCATATCCTTATACCTGAGTTCGTGAAGGTTATTAACTGGCTTTATCTTGAGATCGAGATCTAGCAGAAGTCTGTACAAGCTAGAGTTGAAACAGACCGGATTAATCCATACTTCTCCGATCTCATACCTATCAACAATATCTAGAATTCCCGAGATGTGGTCTGCGTGTGGGTGCGAGACTATCAGTATATCGATCTTACTGTCGTCGACAGACATGTATCGCGGCAAGGCAAACGTAAGATAATCGGCTGGTCCACCATCCACCAATATATTCAGCCCTTCATACTGGATCAAAGAGGCGTCACCCTGCCCTATATCCAGGAAGATCACTCTGTTATAGCTGCTATCTGGGAGCAGATCTACGATGAGAGCACCGATCAAGAAGAGAACAGTGATGAAGTTCTTCCTAAGAGTATCCATGCTGCTTGTAATAATAACTTTTCTCAACCCCACTCTTCGGATACAGACTCACAACCAGCAGTAGCTCCAGGATGAATATTGCAGCTGCATGATATAGCCCAAAACCATCCAGTGATACCAGCACATGCTCATATTGCCCTATCCAATCCACAACCAGTTGAAAGTACTTAAGCTCAAGATAGAGCGCCAGGAATGTGAAACCGCTAATGTTCTGACTAATCATATCGCCCAGTATTGAAACAACCCCAAGAAGCAACGAGCCTTCTACCACGGGCAAAATCAAAAAGTTGCTTACGACTCCAGCAATTGAAAGCTGCCCGAAATAGTATGCCGTAATCGGAATCGTACTCAATGTACATGCCAAAGTTGGAAACAGATATGCCCCAAGCATTGCGTGAAACCGCTTGCCAATCAACTTTACCTTACCAGCACCCTCCTCCAAAATTGGAGTTATATAGATCAGACCAGCGGTTGCAGCAACAGATAGCTGAAAGCTAAGGTTGTAAAATATCTTTGGATCAAATAGCGAGAAAATAAGAGCGCTGAGTGGCAGCAGCAGATGAACTACACCTTTTCTTCCCTGCGACAAAGCCAGTAAGGCCAGCGTGCTCATAATAGCCGCACGCACGATTGATGCCGAGCCTCCAGACAAGATAACAAAGAGCCATACAGCCAGTAGCGAGAGGGCAATCCGAGCTCTCTTTGGTAGCCAGCTAGCAGTAAGTTTATGAACCGAGGCGATAAGTATGGCCACATTATAGCCTGAAGCCGCGATAATATGCGTTGTTCCCGTAACCCTTAGCCTCTCGGCAAAAACCTCGTCGAAAACACGATCTTCACCTAGAAGTATGCCGATAAGAAGCGACGCTTGAGGCTCAGGAATCTTCCTCTCTACTCGGTTTACGACCATCAGCTTGATATCGTACAGGCTATTCCTAAGCCTGCTACCACTCCTAACATTCTCGATATTTTCGCACTGGATCACGCTGCTGGAGCGGGCTATATAGAAGATTTTCTTATATCTTAGATACTTTCTATAATCAAAGTCAGAAAAGCTTTCTGGCTCAACCAGCTTGCCACTAAATCGGCATCGCTGACCTAGGCTGTAAACAGGATACCTCTCACCTTCGATCAGCAGATTAAGCTTGATAGATCTGAAATCTTTAGCTTCGTCAGTTT encodes:
- a CDS encoding rhomboid family intramembrane serine protease encodes the protein MWPISDSQKSKIFPVVTVVLILINVLFFVFQYLQSDLELFLQSYALIPTELIANGEWLTLVTSMFIHGGALHLFSNMWYLWVFGDNVEAKMGSGKYLLFYLVAGLVAALVQLGISWDTNVAIIGASGAISGVLGYYAVAFPQSKIKSFIIAYPRVGIYDISAKYLLAFWFALQFLNSLLSYSNGEGGVAWGAHVGGFLFGAGIAWLGKAMGGQVVPKK
- the uvrA gene encoding excinuclease ABC subunit UvrA, which produces MQEEIVIKGAKTHNLKNISLSIPKNKFVVITGVSGSGKSSLAFDTLYAEGQRRYVESLSSYARQFLGLMEKPDVESITGLSPAISIDQKTSSSNPRSTVGTVTEIYDYLRLLYTQIGEPHCPNCGRPIQAQTIQEIVAQINTKLLEGKEDKAKLQVLAPIVQAKKGSYKDLFDNLLSKGFLRVSVDGEVYSLDEADEIKLDKNKKHSIDLVIDRLVFDKALHEDSESEEYKSFQKRLNDAIELSSSMADGEVKILIDEEAHFYSESNTCFSCKLSFPKLKPASFSFNSPHGACQRCSGIGSLKEIDVEKIYNPRLSILEGGIFPWSNRTTSDSWTAKILQQVAVEHKFSLKTPIGEYPKEILDLIFYGTGAKERYRISYRNKRGELRDYDARFEGVVPEIERRYLETTSNYIRAETEKYMVERECSECHGARLKPYPLSVKLKDKNINELSNLQINDVVKFFKSLDLKGNRKEIADPISRELITRLTFLLDVGLDYLTLDRRASTLSGGESQRIRLASQIGTGLTGVLYVLDEPSIGLHSRDVDKLIKTLENLRDIGNSVVVVEHDYDTISRADHIVDIGPGAGVNGGEVVAEGVYKDFMKQGSLTAQYLLNKKQVGESLQDIENEETQNFVDGKRLVLKGVKTHNLKSVDLEVPLGKFVSVTGVSGSGKSSLVNDTLYPILMNEKMNGKQSVGEYESIEGLEHVQKVIGIDQSPIGRTPRSNPVTYIGAFQYIRDLFAMTPEARARGYTPGRFSFNVKGGRCEKCQGNGQIKVEMQFLADMYITCEECGGKRYNKEALQIDYKGKNISEVLDMSVAEAREFFSAISNIKRKLDLLSDVGLDYIKLGQYATTLSGGESQRIKLARELTKMVRGHTMYILDEPTTGLHFADVDKLLIVLKKLVNKNNTVLVIEHNMDIIRYSDWIIDLGPDGGDKGGLITAQGSMADIIAAGTHTGNYLKEYLDHTS
- a CDS encoding MBL fold metallo-hydrolase; the encoded protein is MDTLRKNFITVLFLIGALIVDLLPDSSYNRVIFLDIGQGDASLIQYEGLNILVDGGPADYLTFALPRYMSVDDSKIDILIVSHPHADHISGILDIVDRYEIGEVWINPVCFNSSLYRLLLDLDLKIKPVNNLHELRYKDMVIQILHPFAAEARPSDCKGSVGSLNPTDKNVNNDSIVFLLEVAGKKLLFVGDAEAELEKKLLEEGSLEDIDLLKAGHHCSRSSSTEAFLTVTKPETAICSFASENSYGHPSPEALSRLANVDAKVLSTANKKSIVIGL
- a CDS encoding ComEC/Rec2 family competence protein, coding for MTDAVSKRLLALARLICDTPILLLCIGYIVVNILAVESELRNPTFAIACLLCLLVVCLALLLMKRPRFILFPLLGSLLAAFVVVRWFHNEAAVRAAVRERYMGKDVEIEGYISREPELDHESVSYVMRVLNITDRETDEAKDFRSIKLNLLIEGERYPVYSLGQRCRFSGKLVEPESFSDFDYRKYLRYKKIFYIARSSSVIQCENIENVRSGSRLRNSLYDIKLMVVNRVERKIPEPQASLLIGILLGEDRVFDEVFAERLRVTGTTHIIAASGYNVAILIASVHKLTASWLPKRARIALSLLAVWLFVILSGGSASIVRAAIMSTLALLALSQGRKGVVHLLLPLSALIFSLFDPKIFYNLSFQLSVAATAGLIYITPILEEGAGKVKLIGKRFHAMLGAYLFPTLACTLSTIPITAYYFGQLSIAGVVSNFLILPVVEGSLLLGVVSILGDMISQNISGFTFLALYLELKYFQLVVDWIGQYEHVLVSLDGFGLYHAAAIFILELLLVVSLYPKSGVEKSYYYKQHGYS